From Pseudomonas arsenicoxydans:
CCGCTCAGGCGCGACGATTTCCAGGAACACGCCCATGGTCGGGTACTCGGCCCCATCCGGGGCGCGCATCAGGGTGCGAAACTGGCCGCCGACCCACAGGTCCATTTCGCATTCGGGCGTGGTCATTCCGTGCGGTCCCCACCACTGGGCGAGCAAGGCGGGCTCAGTCCATGCGCGAAAGATCTTGCGGCGCGGCGCGTCAATCAGTCGGCTGATGGACAACTCATACGGGGCAGGTTTGCGGTCAACGGTTTGCAGACTCATGGGCTCTCCTGGTTCTTTTGATTGTTATTCAGGGATTCAACTGTCGAACGGGACGCACCTCGACACTGCCAACCCGGGCCGCCGGAATGTTGCCGGCGACCTGGATCGCTTCATTGAGGTCCTTGGCATCGATCAGGTAAAAGCCGGCCAATTGCTCCTTGGTTTCGGCGAACGGACCGTCGGTGATCGACAGCTTGCCGTTGCGCATACGCACGGTGGTCGCGGTCTGCACCGATTCCAGCGCCTCGGCCGCGATCATCCGGCCACTGCCCTGGATTGACTCGGCGTAGGCCAGGCACTCGGCGTCCTCGGGGCTGTCGGGCAAGGAGTGCAACGTCTGTTCGTTGCTGTAGACCAGGCACAGATACTTCATTTGGACTCTCCCGGATCGAACTGATCAACTATGGCCGCAGATGGGTGTTTTCGCGCGGCTTCCCGATAAACAACCCGACGATCAGGGTTCAAGGTTGAACAGTACGGTGCCGCTCGTCATGTCGAACGGGGCCGACCAATGTTCGTGGACAATGCGCCATTGCCCGGCGTCGCGGCGGTAGCAGGCGGTGACGCGCATCCAGCAGGCCTGGGTTTCACCCTTTTCATTGGTGCCGCCGCAATGGGCCAGCCAATGGGCGAAGGCGATGTGCTCGTCCGCCACGACGTTCATGTGGTCAAAATCAAACTTATGCGCGCCCTGGCACATTTCCATGCACTCCTCCCAGTGCGCGCGATAGGCAGCTTTACCCCGAAACTGCAGGGCCTTGACCGCGTCGTAGGAGACGATGTCCTCGGCGTACAGGGGCATGAGCTTGTCGATGTCCTTGGCGATGACGGCCTGACGATAGTTTTCGATCAGGGCCTCGATTTCGTGGGTAGCGTTCATGGTGGTTCTCCGTGGTTTTTAGAATGAAGACACCCTTAGTCGTCTGGCCTGACGCCAAATCGACCGTTGAAATAAAAATAATCCACGAACGCAAACTCGCTAGAATCCGAGACCTATTTTGTGATGGAAAAAGGACACTCCAGTGACAACCCGACTCGTGCCTTATGAAAGCCTGAACGCGCTTCAGCGCCAGCAGATCGAGGCCATCGAAGTTCACAAAGAACAAATCAGGTTCTCGGGCGACATCCACGGTGCCCTGCACTCGCTGCTGTCCAAACCCGGCCCCGGGGTTAAGGGATTTGCCTTGCTGGCCGAGGAGACACCCGTTGCCTTCCTGCTGCTCAAGCGTCCGCCGGTGCTGCCCGCATGGGCCGACGAACACAGCGCCACCCTGCATGCCTTGCAAGTCGATCAGCGGGCCCAGGGCAAAGGCTATGGAAAGGCATGCCTGCAAGCCTTGCCCGACGTGGCGCGCCAGGCGTTTCCAGAGATAAAAGCACTGGAATTATCGGTCGATGCAGACAACGAAGCGGCCATCGCGCTCTATGTGAAATTCGGCTGGGTCGACAGTGGCGAAGCGTACAAGGGCCGGATCGGCTATGAACGGCGCATGAGTCTGGTTTTCTGAAGAAGCGACAACCTTTACTGACACAAAGCCCCCCGTAGGAGCTGTCGAGTGAAACGAGGCTGCGATCTTTTGATCTTGATTTTTTAAGATCAAAAGATCGCAGCCTCGTTTCACTCGACAGCTCCTACGGGGGATCGTGGTTACAGCGCCAACACCATCTCGTGCCACGCCATGCCGCCGTGGTCGGAATCCGAAGGCTTGATGTAGGCAAATCCGAATCCGGCATAGAGCGGAATATGCCGCTCCTTGCACATCAAATGGATATGGGTCTTTTTCAGTCCTCGCATCCGCTCGATGAATTCGCCCATCAACCGTTTGGCCAAACCCTGCCCCTGATAATCCGGGTGCACCACCACCGACATGATCACCACCTGCGGACCCGCCGGGTCGTGGCCGATCAGTTCCTTGAAGGCTTCATCTGACATTTGCACCTCAAACGCCGCACCGGAATTGATGAAACCGGCGACCACGCCGTCGACTTCGGCGACGATGAACCCTTCGGGCCAGGTGGCGATGCGGGTGGCGATTTTTTCCCGGGTGGCGGCTTCGTCACCTTCGTAGGCAACGGTTTCGATGGCGTAGCAGCGGTCCAGGTCAGCAGGAATGACGTGGCGGATGACGGTGTTCATGGCAGCTCGGAATCAGCGAATGAGAAGGCTTGGGATCATAAATTAATAAGGTGTTCATATCGATCACCGCAGCCGCCGTAAAGCCTGCGTATAGGCGCTGTCATTGCTCGTTGGTGTGGATTATTGATGTGTCCTGTCTCTGGACATCAATAGGGGGAACACACCATGAGCAGCGTTCAGATCGGTCTTCTTATGCTGTTGGGCATCAGTACGTTTGGTTTTGCTACGTTGTCGATTGACCTGCTGCGGGCGCGGCGGATGAAGCGAGGCAAGTAACATCGAGAGGCGGACGGTCGGTCCGCCTCTCGAAGCGCTCATTGCTCTTTGACTGGCAGCCAGATTTCCAGCTTTCCGGTGTTGAGTTTCGGATTGAAGTCTTCGCTGTAGCGTTCGAATTCCGGCGCATCCGCCGCCTGACGACCGGACTGCGGCAACCAGGTCTTCCAGATGTATTGAAAAGTCAGGGGCAAGGTATCCAGTGAACCCTTGTGCTCGAACACCGCGTAATGCTGGGGCTGGACCTCGACCCAACGGTACTTGTCGGGCAAATCGTCGAGTTTGTCGATCTCGACCCCGGCGATGTATTCGAAACCTCCCTGGCCATCCGGATTGCAGCAGATGCCGTAGGTTACTTCGCCTTTTTGACCGGGAATCTTGCCGATCTCGGGGATGAATTTTTCCCAGAGGTCGGGGATTTTCTTGGAGGTTTCCTGGGTAAATCGCCCGCCAAAACCGGCAATGAGCAAAAAGTGCCCATGTTCGAAACGTGGCTCGGCCGGTTTTACGACTTCTTGCTCATCCATGACTCAACTCCTGAGACGAAAAAAGTGGGTTCGGCTGGGAGTATAGAAGCCCGAGCCGATTCGCCCACTTACAGGGCCTGAACCTGCCCGACGGCACCCGAGCCAATAAACTCGTTGTAGCCCGATAGAATCACGTAGACCGCGAAATAGCAGAAGATCGCCGCCGATGCCATATACGAGTAGCGCAGCAGTTTGTCGCCCAGCAACTTGCCGCCATGACTCGCGGCGAAACACAACGCGACGCACCAGAGCACCCCAGCGCAGAGAAACCCGCCCAGAAATAACGCCGAACTGAGCGCGCCACTGCCGCCGGAGCGCGCGATCAAGGTGCCGCCCACCGCCGCGAACCACAGAATGGCGCTGGGGGAAGACATGGCGAGGAAAATGCCGCGGAAAAACTCCTTGCGATGGGAGTTCTGCCCCACCTCCGCAGACTGCGCCAGCACCGCCTCATGGTGAATCGCCGAATAGATCATCTTCGCCGCGAAATACACCAGCAACGCCGAGCCACCGATCCACAGCACCCAGCGCACGGTTTCGTACTGCAGCAAAACCGTCATGCCCGCCAGCGCCAGGACCGCGTAGATCAGGTCGCCGACACAGGTCCCCAACCCCAGCGCAAAGCCTTGAAAATAGCCGCGCTGCATGGCCAGGGTGATCATCGCGATGTTGGCCACGCCGATATCCAGGCACAGCGAAAGGCTCAGCAAGAAGCCGCTGGTAAATTCCATCAACCGATTTCCTTCGGACAAAATTGTTCACAGAGTCGCTGGACAGTGTGCCATACCAGCCCTTATCTTCCGCAACAGGCCACCGCAGTGGCCAGCGTCGCTCGGACGGTTCCGGGCGCTCACGTTATCCGAGGCAACAATGGCCAACCCAGGTTCGCCGCGCCGCTTTGCGCGCATAGATCGACTCCCCCCTTACGTATTCAACATCACTGCCGAGCTGAAGATGGCCGCCCGTCGTCGTGGCGAAGACATCATCGATTTCAGCATGGGCAACCCTGATGGCCCTACCCCGCCGCACATCGTCGAAAAACTGGTGACCGTCGCCCAGCGCGAAGACACCCACGGTTATTCGACGTCCAAAGGTATTCCGCGTCTGCGCCGGGCGATTTCCAACTGGTACAAGGATCGCTACCAGGTCGATATCGACCCGGAAACCGAAGCCATCGTGACCATCGGTTCCAAGGAAGGCCTGGCGCATTTGATGCTGGCCACCCTCGACCAGGGCGACACGGTCCTGGTGCCGAACCCGAGCTATCCGATTCACATCTACGGTGCCGTGATTGCCGGCGCCCAGGTGCGTTCGGTGCCGCTGATTCCTGGCGTGGACTTCTTCGCCGAACTGGAAAGCGCCATTCGTGGCTCGATCCCGAAACCGAAAATGATGATCCTCGGCTTCCCGTCCAACCCCACGGCCCAATGTGTGGAGCTGGACTTCTTCGAACGCGTGATCGCCCTCGCCAAACAGTACGACGTTTTGGTGGTGCACGACCTGGCTTACGCCGACATCGTCTACGACGGCTGGAAAGCCCCGTCGATCATGCAGGTGCCGGGCGCCAAGGACATCGCGGTGGAGTTTTTCACCCTGTCCAAGAGCTACAACATGGCGGGCTGGCGCATCGGTTTCATGGTCGGCAACGCCGAACTGGTCAACGCCCTCGCGCGGATCAAGAGTTATCACGACTACGGCACGTTCACCCCGTTGCAGGTCGCGGCCATTGCTGCGCTGGAAGGCGATCAGCAGTGCGTCAAGGACATCGCCGAGCAGTACCGGCAGCGGCGCAACGTGCTGGTCAAGGGCCTGCATGAACTGGGCTGGATGGTCGAGAATCCGAAAGCCTCGATGTACGTCTGGGCAAAGATTCCCGAGGCGTATGCACACCTGGGCTCGCTGGAATTCGCCAAGAAGATGCTCGCCGAGGCCAAGGTCTGCGTTTCGCCGGGTGTGGGCTTCGGGGAATACGGGGATGATCATGTGCGCTTTGCGCTGATCGAAAACCAGGACCGGATTCGTCAGGCCGTGCGCGGGATTCGCGCGATGTTCCGGGCGGATGGATTAATCGCAAAAACCAACACCTGACACTAGCCCTGTAGGAGCTGACGAGTGAAACGAGGCTGCGATCTTTTGACGTTTCAAGATCAAGATCAAAAGATCGCAGCCTCGTTTCACTCGACAGCTCCTACAGGAGGTTGATTCAGGCACAAAAAAACCGCATCGCTGCGGTTTTTTTGTGCCTGGCGATCGTGTCAGACGAACATCGACAGCAGCAGGATAAAGCCCAGCGCAACGATGGAGAGGATGGTTTCCATCGCGGTCCAGGTCTTGAAGGTTTCCGCTACGGTCATGTTGAAGTATTGCTTCACCAGCCAGAAACCCGCGTCGTTGACGTGAGACAGAATTAACGAACCGGCACCAGTGGCCAGCACCAGCAGCTCACGGTTCACACCTGGAATCATCCCAACCACCGGCACCACGATGCCTGCGCCGGTAATGGTCGCCACGGTCGCAGAACCGGTCGCCACACGAATCACCGCCGCCACCAGCCAGGCCAGCAGGATCGGTGAGATCTGGGCATTCACGGCCATGTGGCCGATCACGTCACCCACGCCGCTGGTCACCAGCATCTGCTTGAAGCCACCACCGGCACCGATGATCAGAATGATTGCAGCCGTCGGCGCGAGGCTGGCGTCGAGCAACTTCAGAATCTTGCTCGAACCCATGCCCTGCTTGTGACCGAAGGTGTACAGCGACAGCAGCAACGCCAACAGCAACGCCGAGATCGGGTGACCGACCAGGTCCATGAAGGAGCGCACGAAGTTGCCTTCCGGCAGCACCACATCGGCAAAGGTCTTGAGCAACATCAGGAACACCGGCAGCAGCACGGTGACCAGGGTGATGCCGAAGCTTGGCAGCTCGGCCGCTTCCGGCTCGCGAGCCAGTTGATCCACCAGTTCCTGGTTAGGATGGCCGGGGATGTATTTGGAAATGAACGTGCCGTAGATCGGGCCGGCGATAATGGCCGTCGGCAGCGCAACGATCAGACCGTAGAGAATGGTTTTACCGATGTCGGCACCGAACACGCCGATGGCCAGCAACGGACCCGGGTGCGGCGGAACCAGACCGTGAACGGCGGACAGACCGGCCAGCAGCGGGATACCGATCTTGATGATCGACACGCCGGTACGCCGGGCGACGATGAACACCAGCGGGATCAGCAGCACGAAACCGATTTCGAAGAACAGCGGAATGCCGACCAGGAACGCGGCGAACATCATGGCCCACTGCACCTTGTCCTTGCCGAACGCCCGGATCAGGGTCTGGGCAATCTGATCCGCCCCGCCCGACTCGGCCATCATCTTGCCGAGCATCGTGCCCAGCGCGAGGATGATCCCGACGAAACCGAGCACCCCACCGAAGCCGTCCTGGAACGCCTTGATGATGGTGCCGATCGGCATGCCGGAAGTCAGCCCGAGGAACGCGGCAGCAATGATCAGGGCAATGAACGGGTGGAGCTTGAACTTGGTGATCAGGACGATAAGCCCGATCACCGTGACCACTGCATCGAGCAGCAGGAACGTCTCGTGGGACATGCCAAACATTAGGGGTGTCTCCTGGTTGTTGTTGTTATTAAAGCGGGTAATTCGCACGCCATAAGGACAGCGCTATCTTTTCTGGCCAGACTCATACGGCGAGTTTCAGGCCGTGTTCCAGCCACCAGACATGCGCCTGCTTCGCCAATTGCTCGACGCTGTGGTTCGACGCGTCCAGAGCCAGGGTCAGGGGCTCGCCAACGGGCGATTCAAGCGTGGCGAACTGGCTGTCGATCAGGGTCGATGGCATGAAGTGACCAGGCCGATGAGACACACGATCGGCGGCGACTTCCGGGGTCAGCTCAAGAAAAACGAAGCCCAGGCCAGGCAAGGCGCTGCGCAGTCGTTCGCGATAACTGTGTTTGAGGGCCGAACAGGTCAGCACCGGGCGCTCGCCCTTGGCGTCGACGCGGCGCAGCTCATCGCACAGGCTGTCGAGCCAGCCGGCACGGTCTTCGTCGTCCAGGGGGATACCCGCGCTCATCTTTTCGATATTGGCGGCAGGGTGGAAAGTGTCGCCTTCAATGGCGGTCGCGCCGCTGAGTTGGCACAAGGCCTCGCTGACGCAAGTCTTGCCGCAACCGGCAACGCCCATGATGACCAGGGCGGTGATGGGATGATTCATGTAACACCTCAGCGCGCAGACAGCGCTACCTTTGACAGTTGTGACACTCGATCAAAAGCAGAAGTTGCCGACGCCTTCTTGTCATTTTTGTGGGTTGCAGCGTTTTCGTTCCCAATGCCAAAAAGCGGGGATCAGGCAAACCCCGCTCACGCATTTGCAGCTGCATCGAGACAGCGCTACCTTAGTGCCTCGAATTTTGTTTGGCAAGCCGTCCGATGATCTCTCCTAAAAACGATAAAAATACGCGCACCACTGGCCGCCCGACCTTGAACGAAGTCGCACGCCTGGCCGGTGTCAGCCCGATCACCGCCTCCCGCGCCTTGCGCGGTGTCAGCACGGTGGCCACCGAACTGGTGGAAAAAGTGCAGAAAGCGGCGCTTGAACTCAACTACGTGGTCAACCCTGCGGCCCGGGCGTTAGCCTCGGCCCAGAGCCATTCGGTGGTGGTTCTGGTGCCGTCGCTGTCCAACTTGCTGTTCATTGATACGCTGGAAGCCATTCATCAGGTTTTGCGCCCCAAGGGCTTCGAAGTGCTGATCGGCAACTTCCATTACTCGCGCGATGAAGAAGAAAACCTGCTGCGCAATTACATGGCGTATCAGCCGCGCGGTTTGCTGCTGACCGGTTTCGACCGCACTGAAAGTTCTCGGCGGATGATCGAGGCGAGCAACATCCCGTGCGTGTACATGATGGAACTGGACAGTGCGGCAGGCGTGAACTGTGTGGGCTTTTCGCAACTCGCCGCCGGCGAAACGGCAGCCGAGCATTTGCTGTCCCGTGGGCGCAAACGCCTGGCCTACATCGGCGCGCAGCTGGACCAACGCACGTTGTTGCGTGGCGAAGGTTTCCGCAAGGCGCTGCAAAAGGCCGGCTTGTATGACCCGGATCTGGAAATACTGACACCGCGCGCCTCCTCCGTCGGTCTGGGTGGCGAACTGTTCCTGCAACTGATCGCCAGTCATCCGGATGTCGATGCGATCTTCTTCGGCAACGACGACCTGGCGCAGGGCGCGCTCCTGGAAGCCATGCGCTGCGGGATCAAAATCCCCGAGCAAGTGGCCATCCTCGGTTTCAACGACCTGCCCGCCTCGGCGCACATGGTCCCGCGCCTGAGCAGTATCAGCACGCCGCGCGAGGCCATTGGCCGCCGTTCGGCGGAGTTGATGTTGACGCTGCTGGCCGGCAATTCGGTGGCAAAACCGGTGCAGGACATGGGGTTTGAGTTGAAGGTGCGCGAGAGCACCTGACCAATGGGAGCGAGCTTGCTCCCACTGTGAATTGCCGCATGCTTGAACGGCCCATCGTTCGAGCAGCGGGATTTCAACTAATCTTGATAGTGCTCCCGTGCATCTGTGCTCAGCGCGCATCGGCGCAATACAATCCTGCTTGAAAATGTCTGTTAGATTCCTGAAGCGTCGAATCGCTAACGGAGTAGCTCAATGGAACATGCACTGAAAATTCTGGGTAAAGCCTCCTCCATCAACGTCAGAAAAGTTCTGTGGACGTGTGAGGAACTGGGCGTTCCCTACGAACGAGAAGACTGGGGCGGCGGTTATGCGTCGACCCATACGGCGGAGTTTCTCAGGCTCAATCCCAATGCCCAGGTCCCGGTGATCATCGATGAGGCGGGTGTGCTGTGGGAGTCGAATACCATCTGCCGCTATCTGGCCGGCAAACACCACAACACCGACTTGCTGCCGCACGAACCGGCGGCACGCGCTCGGGTTGAGCAGTGGATGGATTGGCAAGCCACTGAACTCAACAGTTCCTGGAGCTATGCGTTCACGGCACTGGTTCGCAAAGACCCTGAGTTCCAGGACCCGCACCACATCGCCGCCGGCGTACGCGGCTGGAACCAGAAGATGGGCATCCTCGAGCATCAGCTCGCGACCACCAAAGCCTATGTCGCCGGACCACGCTTCACCCTCGCCGACATCGTCATCGGCTTGTCCGTC
This genomic window contains:
- a CDS encoding GntP family permease: MFGMSHETFLLLDAVVTVIGLIVLITKFKLHPFIALIIAAAFLGLTSGMPIGTIIKAFQDGFGGVLGFVGIILALGTMLGKMMAESGGADQIAQTLIRAFGKDKVQWAMMFAAFLVGIPLFFEIGFVLLIPLVFIVARRTGVSIIKIGIPLLAGLSAVHGLVPPHPGPLLAIGVFGADIGKTILYGLIVALPTAIIAGPIYGTFISKYIPGHPNQELVDQLAREPEAAELPSFGITLVTVLLPVFLMLLKTFADVVLPEGNFVRSFMDLVGHPISALLLALLLSLYTFGHKQGMGSSKILKLLDASLAPTAAIILIIGAGGGFKQMLVTSGVGDVIGHMAVNAQISPILLAWLVAAVIRVATGSATVATITGAGIVVPVVGMIPGVNRELLVLATGAGSLILSHVNDAGFWLVKQYFNMTVAETFKTWTAMETILSIVALGFILLLSMFV
- a CDS encoding glutathione S-transferase family protein → MEHALKILGKASSINVRKVLWTCEELGVPYEREDWGGGYASTHTAEFLRLNPNAQVPVIIDEAGVLWESNTICRYLAGKHHNTDLLPHEPAARARVEQWMDWQATELNSSWSYAFTALVRKDPEFQDPHHIAAGVRGWNQKMGILEHQLATTKAYVAGPRFTLADIVIGLSVNRWLMTPMERPDYPAIDEYFQRLAQRPGFLKYGCNGLP
- a CDS encoding GyrI-like domain-containing protein, encoding MDEQEVVKPAEPRFEHGHFLLIAGFGGRFTQETSKKIPDLWEKFIPEIGKIPGQKGEVTYGICCNPDGQGGFEYIAGVEIDKLDDLPDKYRWVEVQPQHYAVFEHKGSLDTLPLTFQYIWKTWLPQSGRQAADAPEFERYSEDFNPKLNTGKLEIWLPVKEQ
- a CDS encoding GNAT family N-acetyltransferase — encoded protein: MNTVIRHVIPADLDRCYAIETVAYEGDEAATREKIATRIATWPEGFIVAEVDGVVAGFINSGAAFEVQMSDEAFKELIGHDPAGPQVVIMSVVVHPDYQGQGLAKRLMGEFIERMRGLKKTHIHLMCKERHIPLYAGFGFAYIKPSDSDHGGMAWHEMVLAL
- the gntR gene encoding HTH-type transcriptional regulator GntR, which codes for MISPKNDKNTRTTGRPTLNEVARLAGVSPITASRALRGVSTVATELVEKVQKAALELNYVVNPAARALASAQSHSVVVLVPSLSNLLFIDTLEAIHQVLRPKGFEVLIGNFHYSRDEEENLLRNYMAYQPRGLLLTGFDRTESSRRMIEASNIPCVYMMELDSAAGVNCVGFSQLAAGETAAEHLLSRGRKRLAYIGAQLDQRTLLRGEGFRKALQKAGLYDPDLEILTPRASSVGLGGELFLQLIASHPDVDAIFFGNDDLAQGALLEAMRCGIKIPEQVAILGFNDLPASAHMVPRLSSISTPREAIGRRSAELMLTLLAGNSVAKPVQDMGFELKVREST
- a CDS encoding LysE family translocator — encoded protein: MEFTSGFLLSLSLCLDIGVANIAMITLAMQRGYFQGFALGLGTCVGDLIYAVLALAGMTVLLQYETVRWVLWIGGSALLVYFAAKMIYSAIHHEAVLAQSAEVGQNSHRKEFFRGIFLAMSSPSAILWFAAVGGTLIARSGGSGALSSALFLGGFLCAGVLWCVALCFAASHGGKLLGDKLLRYSYMASAAIFCYFAVYVILSGYNEFIGSGAVGQVQAL
- a CDS encoding gluconokinase, with the protein product MNHPITALVIMGVAGCGKTCVSEALCQLSGATAIEGDTFHPAANIEKMSAGIPLDDEDRAGWLDSLCDELRRVDAKGERPVLTCSALKHSYRERLRSALPGLGFVFLELTPEVAADRVSHRPGHFMPSTLIDSQFATLESPVGEPLTLALDASNHSVEQLAKQAHVWWLEHGLKLAV
- a CDS encoding SRPBCC family protein, with the protein product MSLQTVDRKPAPYELSISRLIDAPRRKIFRAWTEPALLAQWWGPHGMTTPECEMDLWVGGQFRTLMRAPDGAEYPTMGVFLEIVAPERLVFTDAFIPGWIPSGKPFMSAEVTLEDRGGQTLYTARAMHWSDEDRQAHEAMGFHDGWGQSLDRLVTLVTDGMPD
- a CDS encoding YciI family protein, producing MKYLCLVYSNEQTLHSLPDSPEDAECLAYAESIQGSGRMIAAEALESVQTATTVRMRNGKLSITDGPFAETKEQLAGFYLIDAKDLNEAIQVAGNIPAARVGSVEVRPVRQLNP
- a CDS encoding YybH family protein: MNATHEIEALIENYRQAVIAKDIDKLMPLYAEDIVSYDAVKALQFRGKAAYRAHWEECMEMCQGAHKFDFDHMNVVADEHIAFAHWLAHCGGTNEKGETQACWMRVTACYRRDAGQWRIVHEHWSAPFDMTSGTVLFNLEP
- the alaC gene encoding alanine transaminase; this translates as MANPGSPRRFARIDRLPPYVFNITAELKMAARRRGEDIIDFSMGNPDGPTPPHIVEKLVTVAQREDTHGYSTSKGIPRLRRAISNWYKDRYQVDIDPETEAIVTIGSKEGLAHLMLATLDQGDTVLVPNPSYPIHIYGAVIAGAQVRSVPLIPGVDFFAELESAIRGSIPKPKMMILGFPSNPTAQCVELDFFERVIALAKQYDVLVVHDLAYADIVYDGWKAPSIMQVPGAKDIAVEFFTLSKSYNMAGWRIGFMVGNAELVNALARIKSYHDYGTFTPLQVAAIAALEGDQQCVKDIAEQYRQRRNVLVKGLHELGWMVENPKASMYVWAKIPEAYAHLGSLEFAKKMLAEAKVCVSPGVGFGEYGDDHVRFALIENQDRIRQAVRGIRAMFRADGLIAKTNT
- a CDS encoding GNAT family N-acetyltransferase; translation: MTTRLVPYESLNALQRQQIEAIEVHKEQIRFSGDIHGALHSLLSKPGPGVKGFALLAEETPVAFLLLKRPPVLPAWADEHSATLHALQVDQRAQGKGYGKACLQALPDVARQAFPEIKALELSVDADNEAAIALYVKFGWVDSGEAYKGRIGYERRMSLVF